From Ignisphaera aggregans DSM 17230, the proteins below share one genomic window:
- a CDS encoding hypothetical protein (KEGG: tpe:Tpen_1603 hypothetical protein~SPTR: A1S0L8 Putative uncharacterized protein) → MNIDAILTSFIMIIIGIVMSLFGYAMSRLLTALAMAAITFYLSIQYLYAHTHSLVFSSILAIFIALVIGGISFVFYRAMLGIAIGIIISTIISRAYGFSGIQLIALAVVFSAIAYFLSKYIVVIALALLGSAMIYLGLVRLGIDIFFSLIISAIMFVAGVYIQFRG, encoded by the coding sequence ATGAATATAGATGCAATCTTAACATCATTTATAATGATTATAATAGGTATTGTGATGAGCCTATTTGGATATGCTATGTCAAGATTGCTTACAGCTTTGGCTATGGCTGCAATAACCTTCTATCTATCAATACAATATCTATATGCACATACTCATAGCCTAGTATTTTCATCTATATTAGCCATATTCATAGCCTTAGTTATAGGGGGAATAAGCTTTGTGTTTTATAGAGCTATGCTAGGAATTGCTATAGGGATAATAATCTCTACAATTATCTCTAGAGCCTATGGATTCTCTGGTATACAGCTTATAGCCTTAGCTGTAGTGTTTTCAGCTATAGCATACTTTCTATCAAAATATATAGTTGTAATAGCTTTAGCATTACTAGGTTCAGCCATGATATATCTAGGACTTGTACGTCTAGGTATAGACATATTCTTCTCTCTAATAATATCAGCTATAATGTTTGTAGCAGGAGTATATATACAGTTTAGGGGATAG
- a CDS encoding hypothetical protein (KEGG: tsi:TSIB_0665 predicted glutamine amidotransferase, class II~SPTR: C6A285 Predicted glutamine amidotransferase, class II) — MCRLGIYVSIGQYKFLEEYIRAFYLASINDIALEKLRYGRRSHNHGWGFIYIAKRFNNLSLSWYKTSLPIMDRDVETILKNTISLDADWIAINIHSRLTSREPIDILNSHPFYVSIPGKISLWLIHNGSVDKEKISKILGLDNIKDLYADSYFLANLIARNLNSLNNNDIIEVFRSLIDMDITTSALNLSILSIDEKTKEISIAILNYMVQDVLDDNNMREYYNIYIANIDSKTFIAGSSTVMWYLTKIVKIAIQPLSNGELIIIKPYENSLEISSFKLL; from the coding sequence ATGTGTAGACTGGGTATCTATGTATCCATAGGACAGTATAAATTTCTAGAGGAGTACATAAGAGCTTTCTATCTAGCATCCATAAACGATATAGCATTAGAGAAACTTAGATATGGTAGAAGATCGCATAACCATGGATGGGGATTTATATATATTGCTAAAAGATTTAACAATCTATCTCTATCTTGGTATAAAACATCTTTACCTATAATGGATAGAGATGTTGAGACCATATTGAAAAACACCATATCCCTAGATGCAGATTGGATTGCAATTAACATACACAGCAGATTAACATCGAGAGAACCTATAGATATTCTAAATAGCCATCCATTCTATGTATCTATACCTGGGAAGATAAGTCTATGGCTTATACACAATGGATCTGTAGATAAGGAGAAGATAAGTAAAATCCTAGGTTTAGATAATATTAAAGATCTTTATGCAGATTCATACTTTTTAGCAAATCTTATTGCAAGGAATCTAAATTCCTTAAATAATAACGATATAATAGAAGTATTTAGATCGTTAATAGATATGGATATTACAACATCAGCACTAAATCTAAGTATCTTATCAATAGATGAAAAGACTAAGGAAATATCTATAGCTATACTGAATTACATGGTACAAGATGTACTAGATGATAATAATATGAGAGAATATTACAATATCTATATAGCGAATATAGATAGCAAAACATTTATAGCAGGATCTTCTACAGTAATGTGGTATCTAACTAAAATTGTAAAGATTGCTATACAGCCATTATCGAATGGAGAACTTATAATCATTAAGCCATATGAAAATTCCTTAGAAATATCTAGTTTTAAACTATTATAG
- a CDS encoding cation diffusion facilitator family transporter (COGs: COG0053 Co/Zn/Cd cation transporter~InterPro IPR002524~KEGG: dtu:Dtur_1712 cation diffusion facilitator family transporter~PFAM: cation efflux protein~SPTR: B8E3B0 Cation diffusion facilitator family transporter~TIGRFAM: cation diffusion facilitator family transporter~PFAM: Cation efflux family~TIGRFAM: cation diffusion facilitator family transporter) — MREALVAIMVNTIVWILRLIPGILVNSLALIAEAWHSLSDNMTSIMVYLGGRLGSKPPDKEHPYGHGKIVDLATLFMGLALIVIGISILYESIQRFLSGYSIALQFLGSALIVVIITGIIKEFLARYALKLYRISGSMLCYADAWHHRVDALMSIAVFVSFVGIIFLDTYLLDILSAIIIAVLLGYEGGKIFVESVSIIIDTIPKGIEARIMDIAKSVTGVDEVHDVKARSYGGKMYAEIKVHVDPKLSIEEAHEIAHKIEEKVKSGIPNIEEVLVHVEPSSEHED, encoded by the coding sequence ATGAGAGAAGCCTTAGTAGCTATTATGGTTAATACTATAGTCTGGATTCTAAGACTTATACCTGGGATTCTTGTTAATAGCTTAGCTCTTATAGCTGAGGCATGGCATTCACTTAGTGATAATATGACATCGATAATGGTTTATCTAGGTGGGAGACTAGGTTCTAAGCCTCCAGATAAAGAGCATCCATATGGACATGGAAAGATAGTGGATTTAGCTACATTGTTTATGGGTCTAGCTTTAATAGTTATAGGTATTTCAATACTCTATGAATCTATTCAACGATTTCTATCAGGCTATTCAATCGCTTTACAGTTTCTAGGTTCAGCACTTATAGTGGTCATCATAACAGGGATTATAAAGGAATTTTTAGCGAGATATGCACTAAAATTGTATAGGATTAGCGGATCTATGCTTTGTTATGCAGATGCATGGCATCACAGAGTTGATGCTTTAATGAGTATTGCTGTCTTTGTATCCTTTGTAGGTATAATATTCCTTGATACATATCTACTAGATATATTATCAGCTATCATAATAGCTGTATTACTAGGCTATGAGGGGGGAAAGATATTTGTAGAATCTGTATCTATAATAATAGATACTATTCCTAAAGGTATTGAGGCACGAATCATGGATATAGCTAAGAGTGTTACGGGTGTTGATGAAGTTCACGATGTTAAGGCAAGAAGCTATGGAGGGAAGATGTATGCAGAGATAAAAGTTCATGTAGATCCAAAACTAAGTATAGAAGAAGCACATGAAATAGCACATAAGATTGAGGAGAAGGTAAAGTCTGGTATACCTAATATTGAGGAAGTTCTTGTACATGTAGAACCATCCTCAGAACACGAAGATTAA
- a CDS encoding translation initiation factor 5A precursor (eIF-5A) (COGs: COG0231 Translation elongation factor P (EF-P)/translation initiation factor 5A (eIF-5A)~InterPro IPR005824:IPR020189:IPR019769:IPR001884~KEGG: hbu:Hbut_1663 translation initiation factor IF-5A~PFAM: Translation elongation factor, IF5A-like; KOW domain protein~SPTR: A2BNB6 Translation initiation factor 5A~TIGRFAM: translation initiation factor eIF-5A~PFAM: Eukaryotic elongation factor 5A hypusine, DNA-binding OB fold; KOW motif~TIGRFAM: translation initiation factor eIF-5A), whose translation MAIEYGELGELKEGSYVVIDNEPCRVVEVSRAKTGKHGSAKVHITAIGLFTKSRKTLTGPADQRVEIPIIDKKVAQVVAVLGDKVQLMDLENYETFEVDMPDDESIRSKITPGAEVEYWSVLGRRFIYRVR comes from the coding sequence ATGGCTATAGAGTATGGTGAACTAGGTGAATTAAAGGAGGGGAGCTATGTAGTTATAGATAATGAGCCTTGTAGAGTTGTAGAAGTGTCAAGAGCAAAAACCGGTAAGCATGGTAGTGCAAAGGTTCATATAACTGCCATAGGATTGTTCACTAAGTCTAGAAAGACTCTAACGGGTCCTGCTGATCAAAGGGTTGAGATACCTATAATCGATAAAAAGGTTGCTCAAGTAGTTGCTGTTTTAGGTGATAAGGTTCAGCTTATGGATTTAGAGAACTATGAGACTTTTGAGGTTGATATGCCTGACGATGAAAGTATAAGGTCTAAGATTACACCTGGAGCTGAGGTAGAGTACTGGTCTGTCTTAGGAAGAAGATTTATATATAGAGTTAGATAG